A stretch of Rhizobium sp. TH2 DNA encodes these proteins:
- a CDS encoding GFA family protein produces the protein MTIRTGQCLCGRVHYEVRGEPLRVGLCHCSDCRRESGSAFVSFAAWPRGAFSSTGDFSTYEGRSFCFACGSRLFNLTDGEAELRIGSLDMAPTDLVPTYEIWGKRREIWLPALPNREQYPEDSPASS, from the coding sequence GCACCGGACAATGCCTTTGCGGCCGCGTGCATTATGAAGTACGCGGCGAACCATTGCGCGTGGGACTATGTCATTGCAGCGATTGCCGTCGCGAGAGCGGTTCGGCCTTCGTCAGCTTTGCCGCATGGCCGCGCGGGGCATTTTCATCCACCGGCGACTTCTCGACCTATGAAGGCCGCAGCTTTTGCTTCGCCTGCGGATCACGGCTGTTCAACCTGACCGACGGGGAAGCGGAACTGCGGATCGGCAGCCTCGACATGGCCCCGACTGACCTTGTGCCGACTTACGAAATCTGGGGTAAGCGCCGGGAGATCTGGCTTCCCGCGCTTCCCAACAGAGAACAATACCCGGAAGACAGTCCGGCATCGTCATGA